The following are encoded in a window of Brevibacillus sp. DP1.3A genomic DNA:
- a CDS encoding ketopantoate reductase family protein, with translation MLLEPRKYQVVVIGGGSVGLLYAARLALAGQPVTIVTRSSLQANQLNERGLSFQKLNGETVTVPVTASPIEKGLPEGKLYLLTVKQPDLHNVLPALQGVDLEARVIALQNGMGHYELLRTVLTETQCFFAINTEGARRLSPTEVVHTGTGTLRVGSWETSDCNDPLIRIFVDWAISTGMEAVYEKAIQPFAWRKLIANALINPLTALFEIPNGALLENSHTQQLMRALFMEAAAVAAYAGQKIEDADLQEIVSICRNTSRNLSSMLQDIKKRRPTEVQSINGYLVQVGKEAGIPTPLHETLLRVILLKSDMGIRKEGGDSR, from the coding sequence ATGCTGCTAGAACCAAGGAAGTATCAGGTGGTAGTCATAGGTGGAGGGTCTGTCGGGCTGCTGTATGCAGCAAGGCTCGCACTTGCTGGACAACCTGTTACGATTGTTACACGCAGTTCACTCCAGGCGAATCAGCTAAATGAACGCGGGCTCAGCTTTCAAAAGCTTAATGGCGAAACAGTCACTGTTCCCGTCACCGCCAGCCCCATTGAAAAAGGATTGCCTGAAGGGAAGCTGTATCTGTTAACTGTAAAGCAGCCAGATTTGCACAACGTGCTTCCAGCCTTACAAGGGGTAGACCTTGAGGCAAGAGTGATCGCTTTGCAAAATGGCATGGGTCATTACGAATTGCTTCGAACCGTTTTAACGGAGACGCAGTGCTTCTTTGCGATTAATACGGAAGGAGCTAGGAGATTGTCGCCTACAGAAGTCGTGCATACCGGTACAGGTACTTTGCGCGTAGGTTCTTGGGAGACTTCTGATTGCAATGATCCACTGATTCGCATATTTGTCGACTGGGCGATATCAACAGGCATGGAGGCTGTCTATGAAAAGGCAATACAGCCCTTCGCTTGGCGCAAGCTCATCGCAAATGCGCTGATCAATCCGTTAACCGCGCTTTTTGAAATCCCAAATGGTGCTCTCCTCGAAAATTCACATACGCAACAGCTCATGCGTGCTTTATTTATGGAAGCAGCTGCAGTGGCTGCGTATGCCGGACAAAAAATCGAGGATGCAGACTTGCAGGAAATTGTCTCCATTTGCCGAAATACTTCCCGTAATCTTTCCTCCATGCTGCAGGATATAAAGAAGCGCAGACCGACGGAAGTGCAGTCTATCAACGGCTATCTCGTCCAAGTAGGAAAAGAGGCAGGGATTCCGACTCCGCTGCACGAAACCTTGCTTCGCGTTATCCTTCTGAAGTCAGACATGGGAATACGGAAGGAGGGAGGCGACAGTAGATGA
- a CDS encoding hydroxymethylglutaryl-CoA lyase, giving the protein MRVQIVEVGPRDGLQNESVIVPAAAKIALIHKLMAAGLKRIEASSFVNPKWIPQLADADEVLQGINRSQEVTLSALVPNIRGLERARQCGLTEIALFMSASETHNQKNINKRIEDTFPILREAAQEALALGMKVRGYISTVFGCPYEGNVPLDNSRRVTEALLEMGVYEISLGDTIGVATPKQVHEVFGELVKDVTNERLAAHFHDTRGTGLANVAAALDEGIRIFDSSIGGLGGCPYAPGAAGNISTEDLVYMLHGMDYETGVDLEKLIEAGAYIGQQLDKELPSKVLRASLASKPAG; this is encoded by the coding sequence GTGCGTGTGCAAATCGTGGAGGTCGGTCCTCGTGACGGGCTGCAAAATGAGAGTGTGATCGTTCCGGCAGCAGCAAAAATCGCGCTGATTCATAAGCTGATGGCAGCAGGCTTGAAGCGAATAGAAGCAAGTTCGTTTGTGAATCCGAAATGGATACCGCAATTGGCGGATGCAGATGAGGTCTTGCAGGGAATCAATCGCAGCCAAGAGGTAACGCTTAGCGCATTGGTTCCAAATATTCGCGGCCTGGAGCGGGCGCGTCAATGCGGACTGACAGAGATTGCCCTGTTCATGTCTGCTTCTGAAACGCATAATCAAAAAAATATCAATAAACGGATAGAAGACACGTTTCCGATCCTGCGGGAGGCTGCCCAGGAAGCACTGGCTCTCGGGATGAAAGTTCGCGGATATATCTCAACGGTGTTCGGTTGTCCGTACGAGGGAAACGTTCCGTTGGACAATAGCCGCAGGGTGACAGAGGCGCTATTGGAAATGGGAGTGTACGAGATTTCTCTAGGGGATACGATAGGGGTTGCAACACCGAAGCAGGTTCATGAGGTTTTTGGAGAACTTGTGAAAGATGTTACGAACGAGCGCTTAGCCGCCCATTTCCACGATACGAGAGGAACTGGATTGGCGAACGTAGCAGCAGCGCTGGATGAAGGAATCCGGATCTTTGACAGCTCAATCGGCGGCCTCGGTGGATGCCCGTATGCCCCAGGAGCTGCCGGCAACATTTCGACTGAAGATTTGGTCTACATGTTACATGGAATGGACTATGAAACGGGTGTCGATCTAGAGAAGTTGATTGAGGCTGGTGCGTATATTGGGCAGCAGTTGGACAAAGAGCTCCCCTCAAAAGTGCTGCGGGCATCGCTCGCAAGCAAACCAGCTGGATGA
- a CDS encoding biotin/lipoyl-containing protein: MKQVAANMAGTVINVLVQPGDEINEGQDVLVLESMKMEVPVQAQASGKVVEVKANIGDFVNDGDIIVVLE; encoded by the coding sequence ATGAAACAAGTAGCAGCCAATATGGCAGGAACCGTTATTAATGTCCTGGTGCAGCCAGGTGATGAGATCAATGAAGGACAAGACGTTCTTGTACTGGAATCGATGAAAATGGAAGTTCCTGTACAGGCTCAAGCCTCAGGCAAGGTTGTGGAAGTAAAAGCGAATATTGGCGATTTTGTCAACGATGGCGATATCATTGTCGTTTTGGAATAG
- a CDS encoding N-acetyltransferase: MFEVRRLQINYKTLEEFQKFREFGLEELSMKEDLEANIVENDSESPFYGIYDNDLMVARMSLYKIDGKYDRYFQPAQDYYELWKLEVLPDYRHKDYGTALVNHAKSFGAPIKTNSRCRADDFWLKMGFTPVKYNLMRDRGENPYVWLPESVELQD; the protein is encoded by the coding sequence ATGTTTGAAGTAAGACGTTTGCAAATCAACTATAAGACACTGGAGGAATTCCAGAAGTTTCGCGAATTTGGCCTGGAGGAGCTTTCTATGAAGGAAGACCTGGAGGCGAACATCGTGGAAAACGATTCGGAATCTCCATTTTACGGTATTTATGACAACGATCTTATGGTAGCACGTATGAGCCTCTACAAAATTGACGGGAAATACGATCGTTACTTCCAACCTGCGCAAGACTATTACGAGCTGTGGAAGCTCGAAGTCCTGCCCGACTACCGTCACAAAGATTACGGAACTGCTTTGGTCAACCACGCGAAGAGCTTTGGAGCTCCTATTAAAACCAACTCCCGCTGTCGCGCAGACGATTTTTGGTTGAAAATGGGCTTCACGCCTGTGAAATACAACCTCATGCGTGACCGTGGTGAAAACCCGTACGTATGGTTGCCAGAGAGCGTAGAGCTGCAAGACTAG
- a CDS encoding DUF3397 domain-containing protein has protein sequence MTFLANVWAYLWGTLTVVPFLGFPLVYFILYVTTRNKKLAGRFAINITNLLVIRSAVSAYELIWPEAFSAWWWVFCFYLVVTVLLGWVQMKWKGRLSLKKVGFSAWRLSFLWFGFVYIVLFTTGIIKTMGVV, from the coding sequence ATGACCTTTTTGGCGAATGTCTGGGCCTATTTGTGGGGTACGCTGACGGTTGTGCCGTTTCTCGGGTTTCCGCTCGTTTATTTCATCTTGTATGTGACGACGCGGAACAAGAAATTGGCAGGCCGCTTCGCGATAAATATCACGAATCTTTTGGTGATTCGTTCTGCCGTTTCCGCATACGAACTGATCTGGCCCGAGGCTTTTTCCGCTTGGTGGTGGGTATTCTGCTTTTACCTGGTGGTAACCGTGCTCCTTGGGTGGGTACAAATGAAGTGGAAGGGACGGCTCTCCCTCAAAAAGGTAGGATTTTCGGCTTGGCGTTTGTCGTTTCTCTGGTTTGGATTCGTCTACATAGTGCTGTTTACGACCGGAATTATCAAAACGATGGGTGTCGTGTAA
- a CDS encoding RsfA family transcriptional regulator — protein MVASRQDAWTEDDDLVLAEVTLRHIREGGTQLAAFEEVGQRLGRTAAACGFRWNSCVRKRYDAAISIAKSQRQQLKKLGRIQAPPPVVAEVEVVTLHTKRSETPVAEVQKYADVEEQQIEAVIRMLGNQKEMTRRLRQLEQELEGKELELKELKEAHERARKELDQVQGVNDDYRALVQIMERARKLAFLQEEDSNKAIFKMDENGNLERVEK, from the coding sequence ATGGTAGCTTCCAGACAAGACGCATGGACCGAAGATGACGATCTAGTGTTGGCGGAAGTCACCTTGCGCCACATACGCGAAGGCGGCACACAGCTTGCTGCATTTGAAGAAGTGGGTCAAAGGTTAGGAAGGACAGCAGCTGCGTGCGGCTTCCGCTGGAACAGTTGCGTGCGCAAACGGTACGATGCGGCTATTTCGATTGCGAAAAGCCAAAGGCAGCAGCTGAAAAAGCTCGGGAGGATTCAAGCACCGCCTCCTGTGGTGGCTGAGGTCGAGGTCGTCACATTGCACACAAAACGATCTGAAACACCAGTAGCAGAGGTACAAAAGTACGCGGATGTAGAGGAGCAGCAGATTGAAGCAGTCATTCGCATGCTCGGCAATCAAAAAGAAATGACTCGTCGCTTGCGACAATTGGAACAAGAGTTGGAAGGAAAAGAGTTGGAGTTAAAAGAATTGAAAGAAGCCCACGAACGCGCTAGAAAAGAGCTGGATCAGGTTCAGGGTGTCAATGATGACTACCGTGCCTTGGTACAGATCATGGAACGTGCACGCAAGCTTGCTTTTTTACAGGAAGAGGATTCCAACAAAGCGATCTTCAAAATGGATGAAAACGGAAATTTAGAGCGTGTGGAAAAATAA
- a CDS encoding acetyl/propionyl/methylcrotonyl-CoA carboxylase subunit alpha, giving the protein MNKVLIANRGEIARRIIRTCKARGVATVAVYSDADKDLPFVREADESVHIGPPPVPHSYLNVEAILAAAKSTGADAIHPGYGLLSENESFARRVLEEGLHFIGPTPEVIGQMGDKLTARHIMEAAGVPVVPGCEQAIDSPDEAAVIAMSIGYPVMLKASAGGGGIGMHICRDEAELRQAYQSAKGRAKAYFGNDAMYMEKYVERPRHIEVQVVADQHGNVIHLLERECSIQRRHQKVLEESPSPFLDTATRELLCDAAVTAAKAVGYSGVGTVEFIVDEQKNFYFLEMNTRLQVEHPVTEEMTGIDLVSLQLDIADGHPLSIKQEDVKALRHAIELRVYAEDPVTFLPSPGTITLYQPPSFEHVRIDDGVETGTQVTPFYDPMIAKVIVSGETREEAVQQAQKAMDHFLITGIKTNIPFLQQVLQDEQFRAGNYTTWFVTERGAASSTEKR; this is encoded by the coding sequence ATGAACAAGGTATTAATCGCAAACCGTGGTGAGATTGCCAGACGAATTATCCGTACATGCAAGGCAAGAGGAGTGGCTACGGTTGCTGTCTATTCGGATGCAGACAAGGATCTGCCGTTTGTTCGTGAAGCAGATGAGTCAGTCCATATTGGTCCACCACCTGTACCACACAGCTACCTGAACGTAGAGGCCATTCTTGCAGCAGCAAAAAGCACCGGTGCCGATGCCATTCATCCAGGCTACGGTCTTTTGTCAGAAAACGAATCTTTTGCCCGTCGCGTTCTGGAGGAAGGTCTTCATTTCATTGGTCCAACCCCAGAGGTCATCGGTCAAATGGGTGACAAGCTGACTGCCCGCCATATTATGGAGGCTGCGGGAGTACCAGTCGTTCCAGGGTGCGAACAGGCTATCGATTCTCCAGATGAAGCAGCTGTCATCGCGATGTCCATCGGATATCCCGTGATGCTCAAAGCCAGTGCTGGCGGCGGAGGAATCGGAATGCACATTTGTCGAGACGAGGCCGAGCTGCGTCAAGCCTACCAATCGGCGAAAGGTCGCGCAAAAGCGTATTTTGGTAACGATGCGATGTACATGGAGAAGTACGTGGAACGTCCGCGTCACATCGAAGTACAGGTCGTTGCCGATCAGCATGGAAACGTCATCCACTTATTAGAACGGGAATGCTCCATACAGCGCAGACATCAAAAGGTGCTCGAAGAAAGCCCTTCGCCCTTTTTGGACACAGCAACGAGAGAGCTTCTGTGCGATGCAGCGGTAACAGCAGCGAAAGCAGTGGGCTATTCGGGTGTTGGAACGGTTGAATTTATCGTAGATGAACAGAAAAACTTTTACTTCTTGGAAATGAATACACGCTTGCAAGTGGAGCATCCCGTGACGGAAGAAATGACGGGCATTGACCTCGTGTCTCTCCAACTGGACATTGCTGATGGTCACCCGCTGTCGATCAAGCAAGAGGACGTAAAGGCTCTGCGCCACGCGATTGAGCTGCGTGTCTATGCGGAAGACCCTGTCACCTTCCTGCCATCGCCAGGGACGATTACGTTGTACCAACCACCTTCATTCGAACATGTACGAATTGATGATGGGGTAGAGACAGGTACACAGGTGACTCCTTTTTACGACCCGATGATTGCAAAGGTCATTGTATCGGGGGAGACAAGAGAAGAGGCTGTGCAACAAGCGCAGAAAGCTATGGATCATTTTCTGATTACTGGCATTAAAACGAACATTCCGTTTTTGCAACAAGTATTACAGGACGAACAATTCCGAGCTGGTAACTATACGACATGGTTCGTTACTGAGCGTGGAGCAGCGTCAAGCACGGAAAAACGCTAA
- a CDS encoding cupin domain-containing protein, which yields MRLPIETIGHKIRMIRKERGFTLEIMAGKTGLSKGLLSQVERGISQPSLDSLWKITKALESPIIHFFEDIDQKQVHVTRLQKRRQLVFPESTGTYSLLSMGGSAKLGMLEVRLMPGEMVVDKFVQSEGEECFTVITGSVTARFNDEEHVLEAGDSISFDSSKTHSIENTGETEALLIWSVTPPQF from the coding sequence ATGCGACTTCCCATCGAGACCATCGGTCACAAGATTCGAATGATTCGGAAAGAACGCGGCTTTACCTTGGAAATTATGGCAGGTAAGACAGGGTTAAGCAAAGGTTTGCTGAGTCAAGTAGAGCGTGGAATTTCGCAGCCGTCGCTTGATTCGCTGTGGAAAATCACCAAAGCTCTGGAGTCACCCATCATTCATTTTTTCGAAGATATTGATCAAAAGCAGGTGCATGTGACTCGCTTGCAAAAACGCAGACAACTGGTCTTTCCTGAATCGACGGGCACTTATTCGCTGCTCTCGATGGGAGGTAGTGCCAAGCTGGGGATGCTGGAAGTGCGACTGATGCCTGGAGAAATGGTTGTCGACAAGTTCGTACAGTCAGAGGGAGAAGAGTGCTTCACGGTCATTACTGGTAGTGTGACAGCGCGCTTCAACGATGAAGAGCATGTATTGGAAGCAGGAGACAGTATTTCATTTGACAGCAGCAAAACACACTCAATCGAAAATACAGGAGAAACGGAAGCGTTGTTAATCTGGTCCGTCACCCCTCCGCAATTTTAA
- a CDS encoding acyl-CoA carboxylase subunit beta, translating into MTKHLEDTLHGKIAQVVQGGDAKYHDKLKEQNKLFVRDRLKLLFDDEFMVEDGLFANVMAGDLPADGVVTAIGKVNGQTVCVMANDSTVKAGSWGSRTVEKIIRIQETAEKMRVPLLYLVDSAGARITDQLEMFPGRRGAGRIFYNQVKLSGKIPQVCILFGPSAAGGAYIPAFCDIVIMVDKNASMYLGSPRMAEMVIGEKVSLEELGGARMHCSVSGCGDVLAANEEEAIQAARSYLRFFPANYTLTPPTALARAPVPTAKEITSIVPENQNAAFNMHDVITALVDEDSFFEIKKLFAQELITGLARLDGKPVGIIANQPRVKGGVLFVDSADKAARFITLCDAFSIPLLFLADVPGFMIGTAVERAGIIRHGAKMISAMAEATVPKISVIVRKAYGAGLYAMASAAFEPDACLALPGAQIAVMGPEAAVNAVYSNKIQAIEDPAERQAFIQEKRREYQEDIDLYLLASNLIVDAVVPPSELRRELIQRYEVYKEKRHVFSDRKHAVYPV; encoded by the coding sequence ATGACCAAACATTTGGAAGACACATTGCATGGAAAAATCGCCCAAGTAGTGCAAGGGGGCGATGCCAAGTATCATGACAAGCTCAAGGAGCAAAACAAGCTGTTCGTCCGCGATCGCCTCAAGCTATTGTTCGATGACGAGTTCATGGTCGAGGATGGGCTGTTCGCGAATGTTATGGCAGGTGATCTGCCGGCGGATGGAGTTGTAACCGCAATCGGCAAGGTAAATGGTCAAACTGTATGCGTGATGGCCAATGATTCGACAGTGAAAGCAGGGTCTTGGGGATCGCGGACCGTCGAAAAAATTATCCGCATTCAAGAGACAGCTGAAAAAATGCGTGTTCCTCTTCTCTATCTCGTCGATTCAGCAGGAGCGCGTATCACTGACCAATTGGAGATGTTCCCAGGCCGACGGGGTGCTGGGCGAATCTTTTACAACCAAGTGAAGCTATCCGGCAAAATTCCACAAGTGTGCATTTTGTTTGGACCTTCTGCTGCTGGTGGCGCTTATATCCCAGCTTTTTGTGACATTGTCATCATGGTCGACAAAAACGCGAGCATGTACTTGGGCTCCCCGCGTATGGCGGAAATGGTGATTGGAGAAAAGGTGAGCTTGGAAGAGTTGGGCGGCGCACGCATGCATTGCTCCGTCAGCGGATGCGGCGACGTACTGGCTGCCAATGAAGAAGAAGCGATTCAAGCAGCGCGCAGCTATCTGCGTTTCTTCCCGGCGAACTATACGTTGACGCCGCCGACTGCACTGGCGAGAGCACCTGTGCCTACAGCGAAGGAAATCACGAGTATCGTGCCGGAGAACCAGAATGCAGCTTTCAATATGCATGATGTCATTACAGCATTGGTCGACGAGGATTCGTTCTTTGAAATCAAAAAGTTATTTGCCCAAGAGCTGATTACCGGATTGGCGAGACTAGATGGCAAGCCGGTTGGAATCATTGCTAACCAACCGCGAGTGAAGGGAGGAGTCCTGTTTGTCGATTCGGCTGACAAGGCGGCTCGATTCATCACGTTGTGCGATGCGTTTTCGATCCCACTCCTGTTCTTGGCGGATGTTCCTGGCTTTATGATCGGGACAGCAGTAGAGCGGGCAGGCATTATCAGACACGGGGCCAAAATGATCTCCGCCATGGCGGAAGCCACCGTACCGAAAATATCAGTCATTGTACGCAAAGCGTATGGTGCCGGCTTGTATGCAATGGCCAGCGCTGCGTTTGAACCAGATGCTTGCCTTGCACTTCCAGGTGCCCAAATCGCTGTGATGGGACCAGAAGCGGCGGTCAATGCCGTGTACAGTAACAAAATTCAGGCGATTGAGGACCCGGCAGAGCGTCAAGCGTTTATTCAGGAAAAACGCAGAGAGTATCAGGAAGACATCGATCTGTACTTACTGGCATCCAACTTGATTGTTGATGCTGTTGTGCCTCCAAGCGAACTGAGACGAGAATTAATCCAGCGCTACGAGGTTTACAAGGAAAAGCGTCACGTTTTTTCGGACAGAAAGCATGCAGTTTATCCCGTATAA
- a CDS encoding enoyl-CoA hydratase-related protein: MTVSLQREGAIGVLTLQRPEVFNCLNLETLVTLRGLISEISHDRDIRTVIVTGAGDKAFCSGADLRERRSMSPQQVEVYIQTIRDTFTELEKLPKPVIAAINGLALGGGTELALACDLRIMSEHAQMGLTETSLGIIPGAGGTQRLPRLVGKGVAKELIFTARRVFPEEALSIGLINRIVPADQLMATAISLAEQISENAPLALAQAKFAIDCGVEVELASGLQIESNAYKLLVPTKDRLEGLVAFQEKRKPIYRGE, from the coding sequence ATGACGGTTTCCCTGCAAAGAGAGGGCGCAATCGGCGTACTAACGCTGCAACGGCCAGAAGTTTTTAACTGCCTCAATCTTGAAACGCTCGTGACACTCCGCGGCTTGATCAGTGAAATCAGCCATGATCGTGACATCCGGACAGTCATTGTGACAGGTGCTGGCGACAAGGCGTTTTGCTCCGGTGCAGATTTAAGAGAGCGGCGCTCAATGTCACCACAACAAGTCGAAGTATATATCCAAACGATTCGAGATACGTTCACAGAGCTGGAAAAGCTACCGAAACCAGTCATCGCGGCGATTAACGGGCTGGCACTGGGGGGCGGTACAGAATTGGCGTTGGCGTGCGATCTGCGGATCATGAGTGAACATGCCCAGATGGGTTTAACGGAGACATCGCTCGGGATCATCCCGGGTGCTGGCGGAACACAGCGTTTACCTCGGTTGGTTGGAAAGGGCGTCGCCAAGGAACTGATTTTTACGGCAAGGCGTGTATTTCCAGAGGAGGCACTGTCCATTGGGTTGATCAATCGGATTGTTCCCGCTGATCAACTCATGGCGACAGCGATTTCTTTGGCCGAGCAAATTTCAGAGAATGCTCCACTTGCCTTAGCCCAAGCCAAGTTTGCCATCGATTGTGGAGTGGAGGTCGAGTTAGCTAGCGGACTTCAGATTGAGAGCAATGCGTACAAGCTGCTCGTCCCGACGAAAGACCGCCTAGAAGGACTCGTAGCCTTTCAAGAAAAACGAAAACCGATATACCGCGGAGAGTGA
- the bshC gene encoding bacillithiol biosynthesis cysteine-adding enzyme BshC, with translation MNVECLALPLANPLAQEYQQQNASALQFFAHNPYREQSYRERVEWLQSQSYPHRNQLVEGLYHFNKEMGTHPEALKNIELLKQPDTYVVIGGQQAGVLGGPLYTVNKAVHLIQAAKRLSAELQANVIPVFWIAGEDHDIDEIDHVYWGADDGKRLHKERLALNKKGRQSASTLSLDPELCTQFLEKFFQGQTETAETKQIRELLTQTAADSRTIAEWFARLMAKLFGRHGLVLVESSLPIVRELQQPIFSQIIENNEQLTKVLLRAADRISTAGYPLQLQVEEHQANLFVYESDDRLLLERHGERFINRRRSYSRDELLKQVADSPERFSTNVVTRGLMQEHLFPTLAFIGGPGEIAYWAYYREVFELFGMQMPIVLPRMSITLVEGAQLRLLDSLGLSIEQVLTDFTAWKTEWSKNQPPHPLEQQFASARESIMSIYRPLVEEVISLDGGLRGLAEKNSKLLLEQVSFLEERLIRSLQQKDDVEHVRVQRIETALLPEGGLQERKHSFFPFANKYGLGLVDRLVDAPFAHDGTHQLYYL, from the coding sequence ATGAATGTTGAATGTCTCGCGCTTCCATTGGCGAATCCGCTGGCACAGGAGTACCAGCAGCAAAATGCCTCTGCATTACAGTTTTTTGCGCATAATCCCTACCGTGAACAGTCCTACCGAGAACGCGTGGAATGGCTTCAAAGTCAATCCTATCCTCACCGGAACCAGCTCGTGGAAGGCTTATATCATTTTAATAAAGAGATGGGTACTCACCCTGAAGCACTGAAAAATATCGAGTTGCTCAAACAGCCAGACACCTATGTGGTCATTGGCGGTCAGCAAGCAGGAGTTCTGGGTGGACCACTCTATACGGTCAACAAAGCTGTTCATCTGATCCAGGCAGCGAAGAGGCTGTCTGCCGAGCTTCAGGCGAACGTCATTCCGGTGTTTTGGATTGCTGGCGAAGACCATGACATCGATGAGATCGATCATGTGTACTGGGGAGCGGACGATGGGAAGCGCCTACACAAAGAGCGACTAGCTCTGAACAAAAAGGGCCGCCAATCGGCAAGTACGCTATCCTTGGACCCTGAACTGTGTACGCAGTTCCTGGAAAAGTTTTTCCAGGGACAGACAGAGACAGCCGAAACCAAACAGATTCGTGAGTTGCTGACGCAGACTGCAGCAGATTCGCGTACAATCGCAGAGTGGTTTGCCCGCTTGATGGCAAAACTGTTTGGCAGGCACGGTCTTGTTCTGGTTGAATCTTCGTTGCCGATTGTTCGTGAACTGCAGCAACCCATCTTTTCACAGATCATTGAGAACAATGAGCAATTGACGAAGGTGTTGCTACGGGCAGCGGATCGGATTTCAACCGCTGGCTATCCGCTTCAATTGCAAGTGGAAGAGCATCAAGCCAATCTATTCGTCTATGAGAGCGATGATCGATTGCTGCTAGAACGTCACGGGGAGCGCTTTATCAATCGGAGACGTTCTTACAGTCGCGATGAATTGCTCAAGCAGGTTGCAGATTCACCGGAGCGTTTCAGCACAAATGTTGTTACCCGCGGGTTGATGCAGGAGCATCTGTTTCCTACGCTTGCCTTCATTGGAGGTCCGGGCGAGATTGCTTATTGGGCATATTATCGGGAGGTATTCGAGCTATTCGGGATGCAGATGCCGATCGTATTGCCTCGTATGTCCATTACCCTTGTGGAAGGTGCTCAACTGAGACTGCTGGATAGCTTAGGGCTTTCTATTGAACAAGTCTTGACTGATTTCACTGCTTGGAAAACCGAGTGGTCCAAAAACCAGCCGCCACATCCGTTGGAGCAGCAATTCGCATCGGCACGGGAGTCGATCATGTCGATCTATCGTCCGCTGGTAGAGGAGGTTATTTCTCTGGATGGCGGATTGCGTGGTCTGGCTGAGAAAAATAGTAAGCTGTTGTTAGAGCAAGTATCCTTTTTGGAAGAGCGTCTGATTCGCTCGCTACAGCAAAAAGATGACGTGGAGCATGTGCGCGTCCAACGAATTGAGACCGCATTGTTGCCCGAAGGTGGGCTGCAAGAAAGAAAGCATTCGTTTTTCCCGTTCGCGAATAAATATGGTCTTGGCTTGGTTGACCGATTAGTAGATGCGCCATTCGCGCATGATGGTACTCATCAACTTTATTACCTGTAA